A window from Mauremys reevesii isolate NIE-2019 linkage group 9, ASM1616193v1, whole genome shotgun sequence encodes these proteins:
- the TIMM8A gene encoding LOW QUALITY PROTEIN: mitochondrial import inner membrane translocase subunit Tim8 A (The sequence of the model RefSeq protein was modified relative to this genomic sequence to represent the inferred CDS: deleted 2 bases in 1 codon), with protein sequence MRGGVIIPPRASCWQTREGRSRRRAVCLEPGMEASSPAGLGATDPQLQHFIEVETQKQRFQQLVHQMTELCWEKCMDKPGPKLDSRAETCFVNCVERFIDTSQFILNRLEQTQKSKSAFSESLSD encoded by the exons ATGCGTGGTGGGGTGATCATC CCCCCCCGAGCAAGCTGCTGGCAGACACGTGAAGGTCGCTCCCGGCGGCGAGCTGTGTGCCTGGAGCCCGGCATGGAGGCCTCGTCCCCCGCGGGCCTGGGCGCCACTGACCCGCAGCTGCAGCATTTCATCGAGGTGGAGACCCAGAAGCAGCGCTTCCAGCAGCTGGTGCATCAGATGACCGAGCTGTGCTGG GAGAAATGCATGGACAAGCCTGGGCCCAAGCTGGACAGTCGGGCAGAGACCTGTTTTGTGAACTGTGTTGAGCGATTCATAGATACCAGTCAGTTTATTCTGAACCGGTTGGAGCAGACACAGAAATCCAAGTCAGCCTTCTCAGAGAGCCTGTCTGACTGA
- the LOC120372568 gene encoding magnesium transporter NIPA2-like isoform X3, translated as MEGVSGRYDFYIGLGLALSSSIFIGGSFILKKKGLLKLASRGSIRAGQGGHAYLREWLWWAGLLSMGVGEAANFAAYAFAPATLVTPLGALSVLVSAVLSSYFLNEHLNVHGKIGCILSVLGSTVMVIHAPQGEEVSSLESMAEKLKDPGFIAFAVCVLVSSILLIFVAGPRYGRSNVLVYVLVCSAIGSLSVSCVKGLGITLKELFAGKQVLKEPLGWILLICLVICISVQINYLNKALDIFNTSVVTPIYYVLFTTAVMTCSAILFKEWQHMLLHNIIGTISGFLTIVSGIFLLHAFRDIPFTPDLLPLFLKQGRADLHTFWKGAEKHQSCLHQPLLGPEDIHNGSQSVEEEGERV; from the exons atggagGGCGTGTCAGGTCGCTATGACTTCTACATCGGACTAGGTCTGGCTCTATCCTCAAGTATTTTCATTGGAGGAAGTTTTATCCTAAAGAAGAAAGGGCTTCTCAAGTTGGCCAGCAGGGGCTCCATTAGGGCAG GACAAGGAGGTCATGCATACCTGAGGGAGTGGCTTTGGTGGGCAGGACTACTGTCCA TGGGAGTTGGAGAAGCAGCAAATTTTGCTGCATATGCCTTTGCCCCAGCAACACTAGTAACTCCATTGGGTGCATTAAGTGTTCTAGTCAG TGCAGTTTTGTCGTCCTACTTTCTGAATGAGCACCTGAATGTCCATGGAAAGATTGGCTGCATCTTGAGTGTTCTGGGCTCCACAGTGATGGTAATCCATGCTCCACAGGGGGAGGAGGTATCCagcctggagtcaatggcagagaaGCTTAAAGATCCAG GGTTTATAGCCTTTGCAGTGTGTGTGCTGGTGAGCTCCATTCTCCTTATCTTCGTGGCTGGGCCCCGTTATGGGCGGAGCAACGTTCTGGTGTATGTTTTGGTCTGCTCTGCCATTGGCTCACTCTCAGTGTCCTGTGTCAAGGGCTTGGGCATCACACTGAAGGAGCTGTTTGCTGGGAAGCAGGTCTTGAAAGAACCGCTGGGCTGGATACTCCTGATTTGCCTGGTGATCTGCATCAGTGTCCAGATTAACTACCTGAACAAGGCCTTGGACATCTTCAATACGTCTGTGGTCACACCTATCTACTACGTCCTGTTTACCACAGCTGTCATGACTTGTTCCGCCATCCTCTTCAAGGAGTGGCAACACATGCTCCTACACAACATAATTGGCACTATAAGTGGCTTTCTAACCATAGTCTCTGGCATTTTCCTTCTGCATGCATTCAGAGACATCCCCTTCACCCCAGACCTGCTGCCCCTCTTCCTGAAGCAAGGAAGGGCAGACCTGCATACTTTTTGGAAGGGAGCAGAAAAACACCAGTCATGTCTACACCAGCCTCTTCTGGGCCCAGAGGACATCCACAATGGTTCTCAGAGTGTGGAGGAGGAAGGTGAACGTGTATAA
- the LOC120372568 gene encoding magnesium transporter NIPA2-like isoform X2 translates to MTYRKRKGAVMEGVSGRYDFYIGLGLALSSSIFIGGSFILKKKGLLKLASRGSIRAGQGGHAYLREWLWWAGLLSMGVGEAANFAAYAFAPATLVTPLGALSVLVSAVLSSYFLNEHLNVHGKIGCILSVLGSTVMVIHAPQGEEVSSLESMAEKLKDPGFIAFAVCVLVSSILLIFVAGPRYGRSNVLVYVLVCSAIGSLSVSCVKGLGITLKELFAGKQVLKEPLGWILLICLVICISVQINYLNKALDIFNTSVVTPIYYVLFTTAVMTCSAILFKEWQHMLLHNIIGTISGFLTIVSGIFLLHAFRDIPFTPDLLPLFLKQGRADLHTFWKGAEKHQSCLHQPLLGPEDIHNGSQSVEEEGERV, encoded by the exons ATGACGTACAGGAAGCGGAAG ggggctgtgatggagGGCGTGTCAGGTCGCTATGACTTCTACATCGGACTAGGTCTGGCTCTATCCTCAAGTATTTTCATTGGAGGAAGTTTTATCCTAAAGAAGAAAGGGCTTCTCAAGTTGGCCAGCAGGGGCTCCATTAGGGCAG GACAAGGAGGTCATGCATACCTGAGGGAGTGGCTTTGGTGGGCAGGACTACTGTCCA TGGGAGTTGGAGAAGCAGCAAATTTTGCTGCATATGCCTTTGCCCCAGCAACACTAGTAACTCCATTGGGTGCATTAAGTGTTCTAGTCAG TGCAGTTTTGTCGTCCTACTTTCTGAATGAGCACCTGAATGTCCATGGAAAGATTGGCTGCATCTTGAGTGTTCTGGGCTCCACAGTGATGGTAATCCATGCTCCACAGGGGGAGGAGGTATCCagcctggagtcaatggcagagaaGCTTAAAGATCCAG GGTTTATAGCCTTTGCAGTGTGTGTGCTGGTGAGCTCCATTCTCCTTATCTTCGTGGCTGGGCCCCGTTATGGGCGGAGCAACGTTCTGGTGTATGTTTTGGTCTGCTCTGCCATTGGCTCACTCTCAGTGTCCTGTGTCAAGGGCTTGGGCATCACACTGAAGGAGCTGTTTGCTGGGAAGCAGGTCTTGAAAGAACCGCTGGGCTGGATACTCCTGATTTGCCTGGTGATCTGCATCAGTGTCCAGATTAACTACCTGAACAAGGCCTTGGACATCTTCAATACGTCTGTGGTCACACCTATCTACTACGTCCTGTTTACCACAGCTGTCATGACTTGTTCCGCCATCCTCTTCAAGGAGTGGCAACACATGCTCCTACACAACATAATTGGCACTATAAGTGGCTTTCTAACCATAGTCTCTGGCATTTTCCTTCTGCATGCATTCAGAGACATCCCCTTCACCCCAGACCTGCTGCCCCTCTTCCTGAAGCAAGGAAGGGCAGACCTGCATACTTTTTGGAAGGGAGCAGAAAAACACCAGTCATGTCTACACCAGCCTCTTCTGGGCCCAGAGGACATCCACAATGGTTCTCAGAGTGTGGAGGAGGAAGGTGAACGTGTATAA
- the LOC120372568 gene encoding magnesium transporter NIPA2-like isoform X1: protein MIITETLQGAVMEGVSGRYDFYIGLGLALSSSIFIGGSFILKKKGLLKLASRGSIRAGQGGHAYLREWLWWAGLLSMGVGEAANFAAYAFAPATLVTPLGALSVLVSAVLSSYFLNEHLNVHGKIGCILSVLGSTVMVIHAPQGEEVSSLESMAEKLKDPGFIAFAVCVLVSSILLIFVAGPRYGRSNVLVYVLVCSAIGSLSVSCVKGLGITLKELFAGKQVLKEPLGWILLICLVICISVQINYLNKALDIFNTSVVTPIYYVLFTTAVMTCSAILFKEWQHMLLHNIIGTISGFLTIVSGIFLLHAFRDIPFTPDLLPLFLKQGRADLHTFWKGAEKHQSCLHQPLLGPEDIHNGSQSVEEEGERV, encoded by the exons ATGATTATTACTGAGACACTGCAG ggggctgtgatggagGGCGTGTCAGGTCGCTATGACTTCTACATCGGACTAGGTCTGGCTCTATCCTCAAGTATTTTCATTGGAGGAAGTTTTATCCTAAAGAAGAAAGGGCTTCTCAAGTTGGCCAGCAGGGGCTCCATTAGGGCAG GACAAGGAGGTCATGCATACCTGAGGGAGTGGCTTTGGTGGGCAGGACTACTGTCCA TGGGAGTTGGAGAAGCAGCAAATTTTGCTGCATATGCCTTTGCCCCAGCAACACTAGTAACTCCATTGGGTGCATTAAGTGTTCTAGTCAG TGCAGTTTTGTCGTCCTACTTTCTGAATGAGCACCTGAATGTCCATGGAAAGATTGGCTGCATCTTGAGTGTTCTGGGCTCCACAGTGATGGTAATCCATGCTCCACAGGGGGAGGAGGTATCCagcctggagtcaatggcagagaaGCTTAAAGATCCAG GGTTTATAGCCTTTGCAGTGTGTGTGCTGGTGAGCTCCATTCTCCTTATCTTCGTGGCTGGGCCCCGTTATGGGCGGAGCAACGTTCTGGTGTATGTTTTGGTCTGCTCTGCCATTGGCTCACTCTCAGTGTCCTGTGTCAAGGGCTTGGGCATCACACTGAAGGAGCTGTTTGCTGGGAAGCAGGTCTTGAAAGAACCGCTGGGCTGGATACTCCTGATTTGCCTGGTGATCTGCATCAGTGTCCAGATTAACTACCTGAACAAGGCCTTGGACATCTTCAATACGTCTGTGGTCACACCTATCTACTACGTCCTGTTTACCACAGCTGTCATGACTTGTTCCGCCATCCTCTTCAAGGAGTGGCAACACATGCTCCTACACAACATAATTGGCACTATAAGTGGCTTTCTAACCATAGTCTCTGGCATTTTCCTTCTGCATGCATTCAGAGACATCCCCTTCACCCCAGACCTGCTGCCCCTCTTCCTGAAGCAAGGAAGGGCAGACCTGCATACTTTTTGGAAGGGAGCAGAAAAACACCAGTCATGTCTACACCAGCCTCTTCTGGGCCCAGAGGACATCCACAATGGTTCTCAGAGTGTGGAGGAGGAAGGTGAACGTGTATAA
- the TAF7L gene encoding transcription initiation factor TFIID subunit 7-like isoform X1 yields the protein MSLAGQRFSGRNVYKHLCEARRGKMTSTKLKMSKNKDDAPHELESQFILRLPPEYASTVRRAVQSGSVNLKDRLTIELHPDGRHGIVRVDRVPLAAKLVDLPCITESLKTIDKKTFYKTADICQMLVCTVDGDLYPPLEEPTVSTDPKANKKKDKDREKKFIWNHGITLPLKNVRKRRFRKTAKKKAQYIESPDVEKEVKRLLSTDAEAVSVRWEVIAEDETKEADNHGSLTGLDISSPGMSGHKQGHGSSEHDELREIFNDISSSSEDEDERDHHDDEDLNIMDTEEDLERQLQDKLNESDGQQQENEGTNQIAMGIQKQIDNLQGKLQETQERRKRQEDLIMKVENLALKTRLQAVLDEFKQQEDREKQQLTSLQEQLESLMEK from the exons ATGTCACTAGCAGGTCAACGCTTCTCAGGCAGAA ATGTTTATAAACATTTGTGTGAAGCAAGAAGAGGCAAGATGACATCTACAA AACTAAAGATGAGTAAGAACAAGGACGACGCTCCCCATGAGCTGGAAAGCCAGTTTATTCTGCGGCTGCCTCCG GAATATGCCTCCACTGTGCGGAGGGCAGTACAATCTGGAAGCGTCAACCTGAAGGATAGACTTACTATCGAATTACACC CGGATGGGCGTCATGGGATTGTCCGTGTAGATCGCGTCCCCTTAGCTGCCAAGCTGGTGGACCTGCCCTGCATCACTGAGAGCTTAAAAACCATAGATAAGAAAACGTTCTATAAGACAGCGGATATTTGTCAG ATGCTCGTGTGTACTGTGGACGGTGATCTCTACCCCCCTCTGGAAGAGCCAACTGTGAGTACTGACCCAAAGGCAAACAAGAAAAAGGATAAGGACAGAGAGAAGAAATTCATCTGGAACCATGGCA TTACTCTGCCACTGAAGAATGTAAGGAAGAGGCGGTTCAGGAAAACAGCTAAGAAGAAG GCCCAGTACATTGAGTCTCCAGACGTGGAAAAGGAGGTGAAGCGTCTGCTGAGTACAGATGCTGAAGCTGTCAGTGTCC GCTGGGAGGTCATTGCTGAAGatgaaacaaaggaagcagacAACCATGGTTCACTCACCGGCTTGGACATCTCCTCTCCTGGGATGTCTGGACACAAGCAGGGCCATGGCTCTTCGG AACATGATGAACTACGGGAGATATTTAATgacatcagcagcagcagcgaagACGAAGATGAGAGAGATCATCATGACGATGAAGATTTGAACATCATGGACACAGAAGAAGACTTGGAGAGGCAACTGCAGGACAAACTGAATGAATCTgatgggcagcagcaggagaacgAGGGAACAAACCAGATAG CCATGGGGATCCAAAAGCAGATTGACAACCTGCAGGGTAAACTCCAGGAGACCCAGGAACGGAGAAAGCGCCAGGAAGATCTCATTATGAAAGTGGAGAATCTAGCCCTCAAG ACCCGTCTCCAGGCTGTTCTGGATGAATTCAAACAGCAGGAGGACAGAGAGAAGCAGCAG
- the TAF7L gene encoding transcription initiation factor TFIID subunit 7-like isoform X2 has product MSLAGQRFSGRNVYKHLCEARRGKMTSTKLKMSKNKDDAPHELESQFILRLPPEYASTVRRAVQSGSVNLKDRLTIELHPDGRHGIVRVDRVPLAAKLVDLPCITESLKTIDKKTFYKTADICQMLVCTVDGDLYPPLEEPTVSTDPKANKKKDKDREKKFIWNHGITLPLKNVRKRRFRKTAKKKYIESPDVEKEVKRLLSTDAEAVSVRWEVIAEDETKEADNHGSLTGLDISSPGMSGHKQGHGSSEHDELREIFNDISSSSEDEDERDHHDDEDLNIMDTEEDLERQLQDKLNESDGQQQENEGTNQIAMGIQKQIDNLQGKLQETQERRKRQEDLIMKVENLALKTRLQAVLDEFKQQEDREKQQLTSLQEQLESLMEK; this is encoded by the exons ATGTCACTAGCAGGTCAACGCTTCTCAGGCAGAA ATGTTTATAAACATTTGTGTGAAGCAAGAAGAGGCAAGATGACATCTACAA AACTAAAGATGAGTAAGAACAAGGACGACGCTCCCCATGAGCTGGAAAGCCAGTTTATTCTGCGGCTGCCTCCG GAATATGCCTCCACTGTGCGGAGGGCAGTACAATCTGGAAGCGTCAACCTGAAGGATAGACTTACTATCGAATTACACC CGGATGGGCGTCATGGGATTGTCCGTGTAGATCGCGTCCCCTTAGCTGCCAAGCTGGTGGACCTGCCCTGCATCACTGAGAGCTTAAAAACCATAGATAAGAAAACGTTCTATAAGACAGCGGATATTTGTCAG ATGCTCGTGTGTACTGTGGACGGTGATCTCTACCCCCCTCTGGAAGAGCCAACTGTGAGTACTGACCCAAAGGCAAACAAGAAAAAGGATAAGGACAGAGAGAAGAAATTCATCTGGAACCATGGCA TTACTCTGCCACTGAAGAATGTAAGGAAGAGGCGGTTCAGGAAAACAGCTAAGAAGAAG TACATTGAGTCTCCAGACGTGGAAAAGGAGGTGAAGCGTCTGCTGAGTACAGATGCTGAAGCTGTCAGTGTCC GCTGGGAGGTCATTGCTGAAGatgaaacaaaggaagcagacAACCATGGTTCACTCACCGGCTTGGACATCTCCTCTCCTGGGATGTCTGGACACAAGCAGGGCCATGGCTCTTCGG AACATGATGAACTACGGGAGATATTTAATgacatcagcagcagcagcgaagACGAAGATGAGAGAGATCATCATGACGATGAAGATTTGAACATCATGGACACAGAAGAAGACTTGGAGAGGCAACTGCAGGACAAACTGAATGAATCTgatgggcagcagcaggagaacgAGGGAACAAACCAGATAG CCATGGGGATCCAAAAGCAGATTGACAACCTGCAGGGTAAACTCCAGGAGACCCAGGAACGGAGAAAGCGCCAGGAAGATCTCATTATGAAAGTGGAGAATCTAGCCCTCAAG ACCCGTCTCCAGGCTGTTCTGGATGAATTCAAACAGCAGGAGGACAGAGAGAAGCAGCAG
- the TAF7L gene encoding transcription initiation factor TFIID subunit 7-like isoform X3 translates to MTSTKLKMSKNKDDAPHELESQFILRLPPEYASTVRRAVQSGSVNLKDRLTIELHPDGRHGIVRVDRVPLAAKLVDLPCITESLKTIDKKTFYKTADICQMLVCTVDGDLYPPLEEPTVSTDPKANKKKDKDREKKFIWNHGITLPLKNVRKRRFRKTAKKKAQYIESPDVEKEVKRLLSTDAEAVSVRWEVIAEDETKEADNHGSLTGLDISSPGMSGHKQGHGSSEHDELREIFNDISSSSEDEDERDHHDDEDLNIMDTEEDLERQLQDKLNESDGQQQENEGTNQIAMGIQKQIDNLQGKLQETQERRKRQEDLIMKVENLALKTRLQAVLDEFKQQEDREKQQLTSLQEQLESLMEK, encoded by the exons ATGACATCTACAA AACTAAAGATGAGTAAGAACAAGGACGACGCTCCCCATGAGCTGGAAAGCCAGTTTATTCTGCGGCTGCCTCCG GAATATGCCTCCACTGTGCGGAGGGCAGTACAATCTGGAAGCGTCAACCTGAAGGATAGACTTACTATCGAATTACACC CGGATGGGCGTCATGGGATTGTCCGTGTAGATCGCGTCCCCTTAGCTGCCAAGCTGGTGGACCTGCCCTGCATCACTGAGAGCTTAAAAACCATAGATAAGAAAACGTTCTATAAGACAGCGGATATTTGTCAG ATGCTCGTGTGTACTGTGGACGGTGATCTCTACCCCCCTCTGGAAGAGCCAACTGTGAGTACTGACCCAAAGGCAAACAAGAAAAAGGATAAGGACAGAGAGAAGAAATTCATCTGGAACCATGGCA TTACTCTGCCACTGAAGAATGTAAGGAAGAGGCGGTTCAGGAAAACAGCTAAGAAGAAG GCCCAGTACATTGAGTCTCCAGACGTGGAAAAGGAGGTGAAGCGTCTGCTGAGTACAGATGCTGAAGCTGTCAGTGTCC GCTGGGAGGTCATTGCTGAAGatgaaacaaaggaagcagacAACCATGGTTCACTCACCGGCTTGGACATCTCCTCTCCTGGGATGTCTGGACACAAGCAGGGCCATGGCTCTTCGG AACATGATGAACTACGGGAGATATTTAATgacatcagcagcagcagcgaagACGAAGATGAGAGAGATCATCATGACGATGAAGATTTGAACATCATGGACACAGAAGAAGACTTGGAGAGGCAACTGCAGGACAAACTGAATGAATCTgatgggcagcagcaggagaacgAGGGAACAAACCAGATAG CCATGGGGATCCAAAAGCAGATTGACAACCTGCAGGGTAAACTCCAGGAGACCCAGGAACGGAGAAAGCGCCAGGAAGATCTCATTATGAAAGTGGAGAATCTAGCCCTCAAG ACCCGTCTCCAGGCTGTTCTGGATGAATTCAAACAGCAGGAGGACAGAGAGAAGCAGCAG
- the TAF7L gene encoding transcription initiation factor TFIID subunit 7-like isoform X4, whose protein sequence is MSKNKDDAPHELESQFILRLPPEYASTVRRAVQSGSVNLKDRLTIELHPDGRHGIVRVDRVPLAAKLVDLPCITESLKTIDKKTFYKTADICQMLVCTVDGDLYPPLEEPTVSTDPKANKKKDKDREKKFIWNHGITLPLKNVRKRRFRKTAKKKAQYIESPDVEKEVKRLLSTDAEAVSVRWEVIAEDETKEADNHGSLTGLDISSPGMSGHKQGHGSSEHDELREIFNDISSSSEDEDERDHHDDEDLNIMDTEEDLERQLQDKLNESDGQQQENEGTNQIAMGIQKQIDNLQGKLQETQERRKRQEDLIMKVENLALKTRLQAVLDEFKQQEDREKQQLTSLQEQLESLMEK, encoded by the exons ATGAGTAAGAACAAGGACGACGCTCCCCATGAGCTGGAAAGCCAGTTTATTCTGCGGCTGCCTCCG GAATATGCCTCCACTGTGCGGAGGGCAGTACAATCTGGAAGCGTCAACCTGAAGGATAGACTTACTATCGAATTACACC CGGATGGGCGTCATGGGATTGTCCGTGTAGATCGCGTCCCCTTAGCTGCCAAGCTGGTGGACCTGCCCTGCATCACTGAGAGCTTAAAAACCATAGATAAGAAAACGTTCTATAAGACAGCGGATATTTGTCAG ATGCTCGTGTGTACTGTGGACGGTGATCTCTACCCCCCTCTGGAAGAGCCAACTGTGAGTACTGACCCAAAGGCAAACAAGAAAAAGGATAAGGACAGAGAGAAGAAATTCATCTGGAACCATGGCA TTACTCTGCCACTGAAGAATGTAAGGAAGAGGCGGTTCAGGAAAACAGCTAAGAAGAAG GCCCAGTACATTGAGTCTCCAGACGTGGAAAAGGAGGTGAAGCGTCTGCTGAGTACAGATGCTGAAGCTGTCAGTGTCC GCTGGGAGGTCATTGCTGAAGatgaaacaaaggaagcagacAACCATGGTTCACTCACCGGCTTGGACATCTCCTCTCCTGGGATGTCTGGACACAAGCAGGGCCATGGCTCTTCGG AACATGATGAACTACGGGAGATATTTAATgacatcagcagcagcagcgaagACGAAGATGAGAGAGATCATCATGACGATGAAGATTTGAACATCATGGACACAGAAGAAGACTTGGAGAGGCAACTGCAGGACAAACTGAATGAATCTgatgggcagcagcaggagaacgAGGGAACAAACCAGATAG CCATGGGGATCCAAAAGCAGATTGACAACCTGCAGGGTAAACTCCAGGAGACCCAGGAACGGAGAAAGCGCCAGGAAGATCTCATTATGAAAGTGGAGAATCTAGCCCTCAAG ACCCGTCTCCAGGCTGTTCTGGATGAATTCAAACAGCAGGAGGACAGAGAGAAGCAGCAG